The Bacillales bacterium genome includes a window with the following:
- the walK gene encoding cell wall metabolism sensor histidine kinase WalK, with the protein MQKVGFFRSIHFKIALVYVLLLLLAMQVIGVYFISTLGKELRENFKTSIENQASTLSPTVAELIKDASLSNNRELQDSLSNILSNTNKNLDQVVQVISADNQVVLGTSNTYNRDHIVGRRTSETQLVQQALLLGDPQHMEVRTASNKRMYVYASPVQLYPNNNSGEILGVILIKAPMEDLYKQISDIIHIFEVGIVLSLVTTAAIGVFLSRTITQPVSAMRKHALQIAHGDFTQKVKVYGYDEIGQLATAFNQMTTRLKNANETTEAERKKLRSVLSYMTDGVIATDRNGNIVLMNNRAEEMLNVYRQNVFGMPILSLLKLEDTISWEGLDENITSRLIDLSDEEQKYILRANFSMIQKEEGPFNGVIVVLHDVTEQEQIEQDRREFVSNVSHELRTPLTTMKSYLEALSEGAVEDPEIAPKFIATAQNETDRMIRLVNDLLKLSRMDAKDPKLELNRVDFVEFFHQIIDRFEMTKKENIQFVRKLPNRKVYATIDVDKMTQVLDNIISNALKYSPNGGTVTFQLRRLQHHLHITISDEGVGIPKSKTTKIFERFYRVDKARSRQLGGTGLGLAIAREMIHAHGGEVWAESEWNVGTSFHLTLPVKEKKGGAVYELGRV; encoded by the coding sequence ATGCAAAAAGTCGGGTTTTTCCGATCGATTCATTTCAAAATCGCGCTCGTTTATGTGTTGTTGCTCTTGCTGGCGATGCAGGTGATCGGGGTTTATTTTATAAGCACGCTTGGCAAGGAATTACGCGAGAATTTCAAGACGTCCATTGAAAATCAAGCTTCGACGTTGAGCCCTACCGTTGCTGAATTGATTAAAGATGCTTCCTTGAGCAACAACCGGGAGCTGCAGGACAGTTTGAGCAACATCTTATCCAACACGAACAAGAACTTGGATCAAGTCGTGCAAGTGATTTCCGCTGATAATCAGGTCGTGCTCGGAACGTCGAACACGTACAATCGCGATCATATCGTCGGCAGGAGAACTTCCGAAACTCAACTCGTTCAACAGGCCTTGTTGCTTGGTGATCCGCAGCACATGGAGGTTCGGACGGCTTCGAACAAACGAATGTATGTTTATGCCTCGCCGGTTCAACTGTACCCGAACAACAACTCGGGCGAAATTCTCGGTGTCATCTTGATCAAGGCGCCGATGGAAGATCTTTATAAACAAATTTCGGATATCATTCATATTTTCGAGGTCGGGATTGTCCTTTCGCTCGTTACCACTGCGGCGATTGGCGTATTTTTGTCGAGGACGATCACACAGCCGGTGTCGGCGATGAGAAAGCATGCCTTGCAAATTGCGCACGGGGATTTTACGCAGAAAGTCAAAGTATACGGCTACGACGAAATCGGGCAATTGGCGACCGCATTCAATCAAATGACGACTCGGTTGAAAAATGCGAACGAAACAACGGAGGCAGAACGAAAGAAACTGCGCTCGGTGTTGTCGTACATGACCGACGGCGTGATTGCCACGGACCGAAACGGCAATATCGTGCTTATGAACAATCGTGCTGAAGAAATGTTGAACGTTTACAGGCAGAATGTCTTTGGCATGCCGATTCTTTCGTTGCTGAAGCTGGAGGACACGATCTCATGGGAAGGCTTGGATGAAAACATCACCTCGAGGCTCATCGATTTAAGCGACGAGGAACAAAAGTATATTTTGCGTGCGAATTTCTCGATGATCCAAAAAGAAGAAGGGCCGTTCAACGGCGTGATCGTCGTCTTGCACGACGTGACTGAACAGGAACAAATCGAACAAGACCGACGCGAATTCGTTTCGAACGTCTCGCATGAATTGCGGACGCCGCTGACAACGATGAAAAGTTATTTGGAAGCGTTGAGCGAAGGGGCGGTCGAGGATCCCGAAATCGCGCCGAAGTTCATCGCCACTGCGCAAAACGAGACCGACCGGATGATTCGGCTCGTCAATGATTTGTTGAAACTGTCGAGAATGGACGCAAAAGATCCAAAACTGGAACTGAACCGCGTCGATTTCGTCGAGTTTTTCCACCAAATAATCGATCGTTTTGAAATGACGAAGAAAGAAAATATTCAATTCGTCCGAAAGCTGCCGAACCGGAAAGTGTATGCGACCATCGATGTTGACAAGATGACGCAAGTGCTTGACAACATTATCTCGAATGCGTTGAAGTATTCGCCGAACGGCGGTACGGTGACTTTCCAGCTGAGGCGGCTGCAGCATCATTTGCATATAACGATCAGCGATGAAGGCGTCGGAATTCCGAAATCGAAAACGACGAAAATATTTGAAAGGTTTTACCGCGTCGATAAAGCCCGTTCGCGCCAGCTCGGCGGAACCGGCCTCGGTTTGGCGATCGCCAGGGAAATGATCCATGCTCACGGCGGAGAAGTTTGGGCGGAAAGCGAATGGAACGTGGGAACCTCCTTTCACTTGACCTTACCGGTAAAAGAAAAGAAAGGAGGTGCCGTCTATGAGCTGGGAAGGGTTTAA
- a CDS encoding peptide-methionine (S)-S-oxide reductase, whose translation MEVVYFAGGCLWGVQAFIKSLPGVEFTEAGRANGTSHTLDGDYDGYAECVKTGFDPSRVTITELMGYFFEIIDPYSLNKQGQDVGEKYRTGVYSEEPKHLEEAKAFIRERPDRDRIVVEVLPLTNNVRSAEEHQDRLAKYPNDYCHIPQEILSKYQ comes from the coding sequence ATGGAAGTCGTATATTTCGCGGGTGGATGCCTATGGGGAGTACAAGCTTTTATAAAATCGTTACCGGGTGTTGAGTTCACAGAAGCGGGAAGAGCGAATGGAACGAGTCATACACTCGATGGAGACTATGACGGCTATGCTGAGTGTGTCAAAACAGGATTCGATCCAAGCCGTGTAACGATCACGGAGTTAATGGGCTATTTCTTTGAAATCATTGATCCTTATAGTTTGAATAAGCAAGGACAGGATGTCGGTGAGAAATACAGAACAGGCGTGTATAGTGAAGAGCCTAAACATTTGGAAGAGGCGAAGGCGTTTATTCGTGAGAGACCCGATCGTGACCGTATTGTTGTCGAAGTCTTACCCCTGACAAACAATGTGAGAAGTGCAGAAGAACATCAAGATCGATTAGCCAAATACCCTAATGATTACTGTCATATTCCGCAAGAAATATTAAGCAAATATCAGTAA
- a CDS encoding chromosome condensation regulator, protein MDHNSPTEPALQLKKWPKATIAAGRRHTVGLKSDGTVMAAGDNKSGQCEVNGWHDMIAIAAGSVHMARNTGNAHTIGLKSDGTATAVGWNNHGECEVSDWCDLAAIAAGWRRSIGLKSDGTVVAAGRNNEGQCNVGDWSEIAAIAAGDWHTIGLKMDGTVAAAGNNRYGQCNVGDWHDIAAVSAGYLHTVGLKSDGTATAVGINKHNQCDVSGWRDIVSIKAGSKHTVGLKSDGTVVAAGWNEYGQCNVDHWRDIAAIAAGCAHTVGLKADDTVVAAGDNEYGQCEVSNWQGIRLP, encoded by the coding sequence ATGGATCACAATTCACCGACAGAACCGGCCTTACAGCTGAAAAAGTGGCCGAAAGCTACGATAGCGGCGGGACGAAGACATACCGTTGGGTTAAAATCGGACGGTACGGTAATGGCTGCGGGGGACAACAAATCTGGTCAATGCGAGGTCAACGGCTGGCACGATATGATTGCGATCGCAGCGGGCAGTGTCCACATGGCGAGAAACACGGGTAACGCTCATACCATCGGATTAAAATCGGACGGCACGGCCACAGCTGTCGGTTGGAATAACCATGGCGAATGCGAGGTAAGTGATTGGTGTGATCTTGCCGCCATTGCAGCGGGTTGGCGGCGTTCCATTGGGTTGAAATCCGATGGAACCGTGGTTGCTGCGGGGCGAAATAATGAAGGCCAATGCAATGTAGGTGATTGGAGTGAGATTGCAGCGATTGCGGCGGGTGACTGGCATACCATCGGTTTAAAAATGGATGGCACGGTCGCGGCTGCGGGAAATAATCGGTATGGGCAATGCAATGTGGGTGATTGGCACGACATAGCGGCCGTATCCGCGGGTTACCTTCATACCGTTGGCCTGAAATCGGACGGAACAGCGACAGCTGTCGGTATCAATAAGCATAACCAATGCGACGTTAGCGGTTGGCGCGATATTGTGTCGATAAAAGCAGGGAGTAAACACACCGTCGGGTTAAAATCGGATGGCACGGTGGTCGCTGCAGGTTGGAATGAGTACGGGCAATGTAATGTAGATCATTGGCGCGATATTGCAGCGATCGCGGCGGGTTGTGCGCATACCGTGGGTCTTAAAGCGGACGATACGGTGGTGGCTGCAGGTGATAATGAATATGGCCAATGCGAGGTAAGCAACTGGCAAGGCATTCGACTGCCGTAA
- a CDS encoding MBL fold metallo-hydrolase, whose translation MGLRFSVLASGSTGNAVYVESDKQRLLIDCGLSGKKITELLAQIDCKPETLDGILVTHEHSDHVKGLGVVARRFQLPIYANEKTWNAMKDAIGDVDTGQKFIFNTETVHTFGDIDVESFGVSHDAAEPMFFVFHHEGRKLALATDLGYVSDRIKGTVRNADSFIFEANHDINMLMSGKYPWNVKRRILGDLGHISNEDSAEALAEVIGDQTNKVYLAHLSKDNNMKELARMSVEQKLRERGIEVGRSLRLFDTDPAVPTELDAV comes from the coding sequence ATGGGGTTGAGATTCAGTGTGCTGGCGAGCGGAAGTACGGGGAACGCCGTATACGTGGAATCGGACAAGCAGCGGTTGCTCATCGACTGCGGATTAAGCGGTAAAAAAATAACCGAGCTGCTGGCACAAATTGACTGCAAACCGGAAACATTGGACGGCATTCTGGTCACGCACGAGCACAGTGATCACGTGAAAGGACTCGGCGTCGTGGCCAGACGCTTCCAATTGCCGATCTACGCAAATGAAAAAACTTGGAACGCCATGAAAGACGCGATTGGCGACGTCGACACCGGACAAAAATTCATTTTTAACACGGAAACCGTACATACTTTCGGCGACATAGACGTCGAATCGTTCGGCGTCTCTCATGACGCGGCCGAACCGATGTTTTTCGTCTTTCACCATGAAGGGCGCAAACTGGCACTGGCGACCGATCTCGGTTATGTTTCCGATCGCATCAAAGGCACGGTGAGAAACGCGGACAGTTTTATTTTTGAAGCGAATCACGATATTAACATGCTCATGTCGGGCAAATATCCGTGGAACGTCAAGAGACGCATTCTCGGGGATCTTGGGCACATTTCGAACGAAGATTCGGCCGAAGCCCTCGCCGAGGTGATCGGCGACCAGACGAATAAAGTCTATCTTGCGCACTTGAGCAAGGATAATAACATGAAAGAGCTCGCCCGCATGTCTGTCGAGCAAAAGTTGCGGGAAAGAGGCATCGAGGTCGGACGATCGCTTCGCTTATTCGATACCGACCCGGCTGTACCGACAGAACTGGATGCCGTATAA
- a CDS encoding DUF2200 family protein, which translates to MAKHRIYTTSVASVYPHYVTKAEKKGRTKAEVDEIIRWLTGYSQEALEAQLEKQTDFETFF; encoded by the coding sequence ATGGCGAAACATAGGATTTATACAACGAGTGTTGCAAGTGTCTATCCCCATTATGTGACGAAGGCGGAGAAAAAAGGACGGACGAAAGCAGAAGTCGATGAAATTATCCGTTGGTTGACGGGGTACAGCCAGGAAGCTTTAGAAGCGCAGCTCGAAAAGCAGACTGACTTTGAGACGTTCTTT
- a CDS encoding YciI family protein, producing MLFMLVVKASKHSEAGEMPSLELQEAMDQYNEELMEAGVRVMAKGLHPSSNGLRISYPKPGEEPVVTEGPFSPTNELIAGFFLLEVKSREEAIDWAMRCPDPMGRGEGQVELRQVFD from the coding sequence ATGCTGTTCATGCTGGTTGTCAAAGCCTCGAAGCATTCGGAAGCCGGAGAGATGCCGAGTCTAGAGCTCCAGGAAGCCATGGATCAATACAATGAGGAATTAATGGAAGCCGGCGTGCGGGTGATGGCGAAAGGTCTTCATCCCAGTTCAAATGGCCTTCGCATTTCCTACCCAAAACCAGGAGAAGAGCCAGTGGTTACTGAAGGTCCATTTAGTCCAACGAATGAATTGATTGCCGGGTTCTTTCTGCTTGAGGTAAAGTCGAGAGAAGAGGCCATAGATTGGGCGATGCGCTGTCCAGATCCGATGGGACGTGGGGAAGGTCAGGTTGAATTGCGTCAGGTCTTTGATTGA
- a CDS encoding trypsin-like peptidase domain-containing protein: MGYYDQDYERNESGGRGTRKGGRGGWFFAGLLGAIIGVLISAFLFPAIGIMNPDSANVTPEQKDQQPAPTVNKTINVDVNTAAEKAVDKVSDAVVGVINFQSGDFFAQQQAQPEGLGSGVVYKKEDGKAYIVTNNHVVEGATKLEVSLKNSKTIPANLIGRDPVMDLAVLTVDADKVSTVAELGDSDGLERAEPVIAIGNPLGFSGTVTMGIVSSKNRTVPRDVDGDGEPDWSAEVIQTDAAINPGNSGGALINLAGQVVGINSMKISETSVEGIGFAIPINSVKPIIAEIEKYGKVVRPYIGIYYRPLSDFPDAYRKKLFNLPDDVNRGLVVRAIQPGGPADKAGLKPEDVIVTINGHKIENALQFKHYLYTKLQPGDEVKFDVYRNGNKMTVTVKLGQSS, translated from the coding sequence GTGGGTTATTATGATCAAGACTATGAACGAAACGAATCCGGCGGTCGGGGGACGCGAAAAGGCGGACGCGGCGGCTGGTTTTTCGCTGGGCTGCTCGGAGCCATCATCGGCGTATTGATCTCGGCATTTCTCTTTCCGGCGATCGGCATCATGAATCCCGACTCTGCGAACGTCACGCCCGAACAAAAGGATCAACAACCGGCGCCGACGGTGAACAAAACCATCAACGTAGACGTGAACACCGCCGCTGAAAAGGCGGTCGACAAAGTTTCCGACGCGGTCGTCGGCGTCATTAACTTCCAAAGCGGCGATTTCTTCGCCCAGCAACAAGCGCAGCCGGAAGGTCTCGGTTCCGGGGTCGTTTATAAGAAAGAGGACGGCAAAGCATACATCGTAACGAACAACCATGTCGTGGAAGGCGCCACAAAGTTGGAAGTGAGCTTGAAGAACAGTAAAACGATTCCGGCGAACTTGATCGGCAGAGATCCGGTCATGGACCTTGCCGTACTTACTGTGGATGCGGATAAGGTAAGCACGGTGGCAGAACTTGGCGATTCCGATGGATTGGAACGCGCGGAACCGGTCATTGCCATCGGCAATCCGCTTGGGTTCTCCGGAACGGTAACGATGGGCATTGTCAGTTCGAAAAACCGCACCGTTCCTAGAGACGTCGACGGTGACGGGGAGCCGGATTGGAGCGCCGAAGTCATTCAGACGGATGCAGCAATCAATCCCGGCAACAGCGGGGGAGCCTTGATCAACCTTGCCGGCCAAGTCGTCGGCATCAACTCGATGAAAATTTCCGAAACGTCAGTGGAAGGCATCGGATTTGCGATTCCGATCAATTCGGTGAAACCGATCATTGCTGAAATCGAGAAATACGGAAAGGTTGTTCGTCCGTATATTGGCATCTACTATCGACCGTTGTCTGATTTTCCGGATGCGTACCGCAAGAAATTGTTCAATTTGCCGGATGATGTGAACCGCGGACTCGTTGTTCGTGCTATTCAACCGGGAGGTCCGGCAGACAAAGCAGGATTGAAACCAGAAGACGTGATCGTCACGATCAACGGCCATAAGATCGAGAACGCTTTACAATTCAAGCATTACTTGTACACGAAACTCCAGCCAGGCGACGAAGTGAAATTCGACGTCTACCGAAACGGCAACAAGATGACCGTTACCGTCAAGTTGGGGCAATCAAGCTAA
- the yycF gene encoding response regulator YycF, with product MEKRVLVVDDEKPIADILQFNLEKEGYSVTCAYDGDEALEKVEQQKFDLILLDIMLPNRDGMEVCREIRKTHEMPIIMLTAKDSEIDKVLGLELGADDYVTKPFSARELIARVKANMRRHQQEAEKSPNEMSEIVIGDLSIHPDAYLVTKRGESIELTHREFELLHYLAKHLGQVMTREHLLQTVWGYDYFGDVRTVDVTVRRLREKVEDNPSRPAWIVTRRGVGYYLRNPEQE from the coding sequence ATGGAAAAACGCGTACTTGTCGTAGATGATGAAAAACCGATTGCGGATATTTTGCAATTTAACTTAGAAAAAGAAGGGTACTCGGTGACGTGTGCCTATGACGGAGACGAAGCGCTTGAAAAGGTTGAGCAGCAAAAGTTCGACTTGATTTTGCTCGACATTATGCTTCCGAACCGGGACGGCATGGAAGTATGCCGTGAGATTCGCAAGACACATGAAATGCCGATCATTATGTTGACGGCAAAAGATTCGGAGATTGACAAGGTACTGGGTCTTGAGCTCGGCGCAGATGATTATGTGACGAAGCCGTTCAGTGCCCGTGAATTGATCGCGCGGGTGAAAGCGAACATGCGCCGCCATCAGCAGGAAGCCGAGAAGAGTCCGAACGAAATGAGCGAAATTGTCATCGGCGACCTTTCGATTCATCCAGACGCTTATCTCGTGACGAAGCGAGGGGAGTCGATCGAGCTTACGCACCGCGAGTTTGAATTGCTGCATTATTTGGCGAAGCACCTCGGCCAGGTCATGACGCGGGAGCATTTACTGCAAACCGTGTGGGGTTACGATTATTTCGGGGACGTCCGGACCGTCGACGTAACGGTTCGCCGCCTCCGCGAGAAAGTCGAAGACAATCCGTCCCGGCCGGCGTGGATCGTCACGCGCCGCGGCGTAGGGTATTATTTGCGAAATCCGGAACAGGAGTAG
- a CDS encoding effector binding domain-containing protein, which produces MVIGLGTELKSHYTDFAGISKEKADFWEAVNGKLMYYAGVLAEGSDAPEEARVIQFPKGEYVVVKGEDKSAEALHEKVTGIAFGQALPEATDVAYVGGPNASVVKGQQDGLFYGEMLIPVVRK; this is translated from the coding sequence ATCGTCATCGGTTTGGGAACGGAACTCAAGAGTCATTACACCGATTTTGCCGGCATTAGCAAGGAAAAGGCGGACTTTTGGGAGGCGGTCAACGGCAAGTTGATGTATTATGCGGGCGTCCTGGCAGAAGGATCGGATGCACCAGAGGAAGCAAGAGTGATCCAATTTCCAAAGGGGGAATACGTGGTCGTAAAAGGCGAAGATAAGTCGGCGGAGGCGTTGCATGAGAAGGTCACCGGTATCGCTTTCGGACAAGCCTTGCCAGAAGCAACAGATGTTGCATATGTTGGCGGACCCAATGCATCGGTTGTGAAGGGACAGCAAGACGGTTTATTTTATGGTGAAATGTTGATTCCAGTCGTTAGGAAATAG
- the yycI gene encoding two-component system regulatory protein YycI, whose amino-acid sequence MNWSRTKMIFLVAFLALDLFLGFRLYEARQFTIPVQDSNGQSAKDELKYQNITYHPEELPQIKEASYIKGELVSFFEDTPVPNDQGQPSPDGGKDNKGGKGKINQPRLKPFARDLQFIEGKKVQVIRQGNDKAEIFVKLLKPFAISEPSSETFSSELATFLKTYVYQGGEYRYWKTDESTGMYILVQSYKDHPVFAKSTFENGALRLFHANGQITDYKQTYLKITPIENSAGKKMILSPINAIYALFNHNYISTGGEVEDVELSYYNGLEANRDTKIFAPYWHVKVMPSPGKKARWYFVNAVNGAIQVPDQEDETAG is encoded by the coding sequence ATGAATTGGAGCCGCACGAAAATGATTTTTCTCGTCGCCTTCCTCGCCCTGGACTTGTTTCTTGGCTTTCGGTTGTATGAGGCAAGACAATTTACGATTCCGGTACAGGATTCGAACGGACAATCGGCGAAGGACGAACTGAAGTATCAAAATATTACGTACCATCCGGAGGAACTTCCGCAAATCAAGGAAGCCAGCTACATTAAAGGGGAACTTGTGTCGTTTTTCGAGGATACTCCGGTTCCGAATGATCAAGGGCAACCCTCGCCGGATGGCGGAAAGGACAACAAAGGCGGCAAGGGGAAGATCAATCAACCGCGATTAAAACCTTTTGCACGGGATTTGCAGTTTATCGAAGGGAAGAAAGTTCAGGTCATTCGACAAGGAAACGATAAAGCGGAAATCTTTGTTAAATTGTTAAAGCCGTTTGCCATATCCGAGCCTTCTTCCGAAACTTTTTCTTCGGAGCTCGCCACGTTTCTGAAAACCTATGTGTATCAAGGGGGCGAATACCGGTATTGGAAAACGGACGAGTCAACGGGAATGTACATTTTGGTGCAAAGTTACAAGGATCATCCGGTGTTTGCGAAAAGCACCTTTGAAAATGGGGCATTGCGACTTTTTCATGCGAACGGTCAAATCACGGATTATAAACAAACGTACTTGAAAATTACCCCTATCGAAAACAGCGCAGGGAAGAAAATGATCCTTTCCCCGATCAATGCGATCTACGCATTGTTCAATCATAATTACATTTCGACCGGCGGTGAGGTTGAAGACGTCGAGTTGAGTTATTACAATGGATTAGAAGCGAATCGGGACACCAAAATTTTTGCTCCGTACTGGCATGTGAAGGTAATGCCTAGTCCAGGGAAGAAGGCGAGATGGTATTTCGTCAACGCCGTTAACGGAGCGATACAAGTTCCCGATCAAGAAGACGAAACGGCGGGGTGA
- the yycH gene encoding two-component system activity regulator YycH: MSWEGFKSLLLTLLVGLSFVLTWNLWTYQFQYRTTENTEPINSALVEDGKRNVADVVQPIEAVYHKDTKHYGVSIGTGVDKVYEKVRNAVFTNFEPYPQAITNLTIKEKTNWQEPDRDHIALVFPSVIPTNLFGKIVLANLSETRDERKSNIADGPELYFDRMVIYNISKQDASYLKVFFKKGNKTVARARLNRISFGDLSDLFQNSDEYVEVKVDGRELYFPMHPKVAQVSYVRDGQDGGWIPDEDFKRALFTYPDIVDHQGNVYTSNAQVMIVKNHIITLHGTNQPKSNSSKDDQSIIQKSFDYINSHNGWTDDYMLFHMNLSQPEEKVSVAEGKVVYRLLIAMASGKALPVFSGSMIGFDPVTLSVSFVNGDIDEYRRSQINFDKNPLDEKEVELPSGEQVWERLESSDLDLEKLSAVTVGYYMDYPPDAMTIRFSPKWFVRYDGRWQTIDDLLKKNEEQERRGDE, encoded by the coding sequence ATGAGCTGGGAAGGGTTTAAATCGTTGCTGCTCACCTTGCTCGTCGGCTTGAGCTTCGTTCTTACGTGGAATTTGTGGACGTACCAGTTTCAATACCGCACGACTGAAAACACGGAGCCGATCAATTCGGCGCTCGTTGAGGACGGCAAACGAAATGTCGCCGACGTCGTGCAACCAATCGAAGCGGTCTATCATAAAGACACTAAACATTACGGCGTGTCGATCGGAACGGGCGTAGACAAAGTATACGAAAAAGTGAGAAATGCTGTATTCACCAACTTTGAACCGTATCCGCAAGCGATTACGAATTTGACGATTAAAGAAAAAACGAATTGGCAAGAACCGGACAGGGATCACATTGCCCTCGTTTTTCCATCCGTGATTCCGACGAACTTGTTCGGGAAGATCGTGCTTGCCAACCTTTCCGAAACGCGTGACGAACGGAAAAGCAACATTGCCGACGGCCCCGAACTATACTTTGATCGCATGGTGATTTACAATATATCGAAACAAGATGCGTCGTATTTAAAAGTATTTTTCAAAAAAGGGAATAAAACAGTCGCCCGCGCGCGATTGAATCGCATATCGTTTGGAGATCTCTCAGACCTGTTTCAAAACAGCGACGAATATGTGGAAGTCAAGGTCGACGGCCGCGAGCTGTATTTTCCGATGCATCCGAAAGTTGCGCAAGTGAGTTATGTCCGCGACGGCCAAGACGGCGGGTGGATACCGGACGAAGATTTCAAGCGAGCTTTGTTTACGTATCCGGACATTGTCGATCACCAAGGAAACGTCTATACGTCGAACGCTCAAGTGATGATCGTCAAGAACCATATCATTACGCTGCACGGGACGAACCAACCGAAAAGCAACAGTTCGAAGGACGACCAATCGATCATCCAGAAAAGCTTTGACTACATTAACAGTCATAATGGTTGGACGGACGATTACATGTTGTTTCACATGAACCTTTCGCAACCGGAAGAAAAAGTGTCGGTGGCGGAAGGGAAAGTGGTTTATCGATTGTTGATCGCGATGGCGTCTGGAAAGGCGCTGCCGGTTTTCAGCGGATCGATGATTGGCTTTGATCCAGTTACGCTGTCGGTTTCTTTCGTCAACGGAGATATCGATGAATACAGAAGATCTCAAATCAACTTCGACAAAAATCCTTTGGACGAGAAGGAAGTCGAACTTCCCTCGGGCGAACAGGTGTGGGAACGGCTGGAAAGTTCCGATTTGGATTTGGAGAAGCTTTCGGCCGTGACCGTCGGCTATTATATGGATTATCCGCCGGACGCGATGACGATTCGATTCTCGCCGAAATGGTTCGTTCGCTATGACGGGAGATGGCAAACGATCGACGATTTGTTGAAAAAGAACGAGGAGCAAGAAAGGAGGGGCGATGAATGA
- a CDS encoding phage tail protein has protein sequence MSYVVDFKNVSTVGLESSPVAEALAGLRANEARYFMNKYKHEFTVVPASESQETIDYVNRILKEERGIEFAAKPLETSQFQVENIKMAYVFYEDGLTVNVMYTMDEEGKRAVGFKLSEGMEVPKELERKFKFARQKSKLAGTIRGSYFVIKGEY, from the coding sequence ATGTCTTATGTCGTCGATTTTAAAAATGTTTCCACGGTCGGTTTAGAGTCTTCCCCTGTAGCCGAAGCACTTGCAGGATTGCGCGCGAATGAAGCTCGTTATTTCATGAACAAATACAAGCATGAATTTACAGTGGTACCGGCAAGCGAAAGCCAAGAGACGATTGATTATGTGAACCGCATTTTAAAAGAAGAACGGGGGATTGAATTTGCGGCGAAACCGTTAGAAACGTCGCAATTCCAAGTCGAAAACATTAAAATGGCTTACGTGTTTTACGAGGATGGTCTTACGGTCAACGTCATGTATACGATGGATGAGGAAGGAAAGCGGGCCGTAGGTTTTAAGCTTTCTGAAGGAATGGAAGTTCCGAAGGAGTTAGAAAGAAAGTTTAAGTTTGCCAGACAGAAGTCGAAGCTGGCAGGAACGATTCGCGGCTCGTATTTCGTCATTAAAGGTGAATATTAA
- the rlmH gene encoding 23S rRNA (pseudouridine(1915)-N(3))-methyltransferase RlmH yields MNITIACVGKLKEKHLRQGIAEYEKRLKPFARLDFIEVPDEKAPESMSEAEAELVKQAEGERLLIKIPNDAYVIALSLDGKPLTSEQFAAKLDELATYGRSKIVFVIGGSLGLSDAVLQRADMKLSFSKLTFPHQLMRLILIEQVYRAFKIKRGEPYHK; encoded by the coding sequence ATGAATATCACGATCGCCTGCGTAGGCAAATTGAAAGAAAAGCATTTGCGGCAAGGAATCGCGGAATATGAGAAGCGGCTCAAACCCTTTGCCAGGCTTGACTTCATCGAAGTTCCCGATGAAAAAGCCCCCGAGTCCATGAGCGAAGCCGAAGCCGAACTCGTGAAACAAGCCGAAGGCGAGCGCCTGTTGATAAAAATTCCGAACGACGCCTACGTCATCGCCCTCTCCCTCGATGGCAAACCGCTCACTTCCGAGCAATTCGCCGCCAAACTCGACGAACTCGCCACCTACGGCCGCAGCAAAATCGTCTTCGTCATCGGCGGCTCCCTCGGCCTAAGCGACGCCGTTTTGCAACGTGCCGACATGAAGCTGTCTTTTTCGAAGCTGACTTTCCCGCATCAATTGATGCGGTTGATTTTGATTGAGCAGGTGTACCGGGCTTTTAAGATTAAACGGGGGGAGCCTTATCATAAGTGA